A window of Fusarium oxysporum Fo47 chromosome II, complete sequence genomic DNA:
GGGATGACCCTCACGAGGTTTTAGGTCTTGtggatgagtttgatgaggtTCCACCGCCGGTTTTTCACAGGAACAACGCGCGAACCCAAAATGTGCTCTACAAGATCGGGCAGGTCTTTAGACACCGACGATATGGCTGGATCGGTGCTGTTAACGGGTGGACCGACCAGGGTACGAGGCGTTTGCCCATGCCACACACCGTGGCTATTGACGAGACGCTGGACGATAACAGCGATACAGAATTACCTAACCGGGTGCGTCCCCGAAACCAAACCTTTTACACATGCCTGTAAGTCATCTAGAGCTCTAGTCCTCATTTACAAGCTGACGTATAATTATAGACGCACAATAGGCCCTGAGCGGCATGTTGTTGCAGAAGACAATATTGTGCTGATTCAGGATCCGCGAGAGGTCCCGGAATCTTTATTTCCTCAGGCTGgaaagttcttcaagagATTTGATGCTGAGACTTGCACCTTTGTGTCCAACATTACGGAGCAGTACCCGGACGATTAAAGGGTGTTGAGAATCTTTGCTTTTATGTTGGTTATCACGATTTTTACTCTTCGGAATGCATGCTTGGTGTTCGGAAGGCTTTATTACGGTGGACGGCGAGCAGTCTCTCTTTAGAGGAGATCATGGTTCACGATACAGGTGGTTGATGCAGCAAAAAGGTGTGCAAAGGATTGCTATAATAGAATTAGTTTCAATAGCATGAGTAAGTAGGATCCTCAAGTACTACATATGCTCTAAGCACTCTAAGCTCTTTGTGACCTCAATAGGACGTTGGATCATATCACGTCGCTTTGATTACTTCTTCCAAAACACCCTTCTCGGCAAGCTTTTTCATCCACTTGTGTAGGGCAGGCCCGTAGTCCTTTTTTCGGCCTTTTACTCGCTGCTCGTCATCGGAGATAGCCATCAATTCTGAGCGGTACTCGCCCATGGCAGCCTTGACGTCGACCACAAGCTCTTGGTGAAGCTCATAAGCACTCTGAGTGTCGAAACTCGGTCGTTTAATCTTTTCCTGTAGAGCGTCTGGAACTTGTGCATTGATAATATCTGCCTTGGTGATGTTAAAATCGGACAGTCGCGACTCGTCTTCAATGTCCAGAGGAGCTTTCTCGGCAGAGATGAGGTCCTTGAATGCGTGAAGAGATTCGGTGTTCTTGTGTAGATACTGAAGGGATGCAGCGGCGTGGGCAATAGTTTGTGAGTAGGCAGTGAGGGGGCTCTGACAAAGAGCTAGAAGGTTGAAGGAGAGCTGACTCTCTTCATATTGGAGCATTCGGCCTTCGATTTGTGGTCTTGCCACACTTGTCCAATCACCAGTATCAGGAACACGATCTAATGGACGAAATTAGCTAAGCCCTGGAATAGTCGCAGAGAGCTTACCCAGCTTGTGAGGCTTATACTGGAGCCCATCTAACTCCCACACATAACTACCCGCGGGAACATATGCAATGAAATGAAATCCATACTCTGTATTGGACTTCTTTTTTCGTGGAGGTGCCCTCTTCCCCTTCTTTGTTGCTGGGCGTTTCTTACTCGCGCTGGTTTTCGCGTCTGATGCTTCGTTCTCCAGATAAAGATCAGCGTTGAGATGGTCCATACGACGTGTGAAAGAGTTGTGTATCGTGCGGATGAAGTTATTTTTGCTGATTTGGTGGCCTCGTAGAGCAGTATTGAGGTCCTTGGTCGACTCCTTGAAGGCTCGGAGCTTTTCGCCGAGGTCGATTCCTTCGGCGTTCATAACAATGTTTAGCATGGCCACAGTCGCACATGCATTGCTTGTGGTCTATTCAGAGTCAGAATGGATATTTACAGGTTGCCTGTTACCTACTTGATTCGCAAACCATACACCTGTTGCATCTTGTTCTTCGCTCTCCTTTTCGAGCCCAGGTAGATACTGAAACAGAAAGATCAAACCGTACACCGGCTGTCTAAGAGATGTTAGCATGTGTTGTGACATAAGTAAATGCTTGTTGTGGTCTTACGGTAGAAGTGCGAGTGAATCTTGGTCAATAGTGAAGATCTCCTGAGCTTTGACATTGCAAACTCCCAAATCTCGCagaatgatgttgaagaaggctggtTCTGACTCAAGCTCTATCCAGCCTTCCCACTCTTCGACATCCTTTAGTGATAGAGGAGCTAAGGCTTCATCAAGGAGTTCGTCAGAATTTAGGCGATGGTTCAACTCGTTTGCTGCCTCGCTAGCCTTGCGCTTGGGGTTTCTCCTGGGGCCACTCATTGCGACTTGTGTAGTGGTCTGCTGAGGAGGCTTGGAAGCTAGACGATTAGAACGACGCACAAAGGGCGCGTCTTTAGAAGACTCTCCGCCCTGAATATTGTCGTCAGCTTGTAACACATTCTTCATGGTGGAGCATTTATCGAATGGGTTGGAAGGGAAAATGCAGAGGATAAAGAAGAAGGTGCTGCGAGTATCAAGATAGAAATGCCCGGCCAATGAGTGAAActaataaagaagaagagagatctGTTTATTTTGCGGTGGTCCGGTTGACAGGTAGGCTTTATTTTGGGACTTGGATATCTTTCTGATGTTTATGCGCCGGATGCTTTACCTGCCAGTACAATAAAGCAGGGCATGCAAACttccaatccaatccataCCCTTACAAAGAAGCGAAGAGGGGCTTCTGGACCTTACCTTGTGCGtggtgaaagaaaagagctCAAGCTATCATCATAGGTAGCTATCCGCCCATACTCTGACAACGGTATGCAGTGCTTAACAACGGAGAGGGTGATGCGTCTACGTACAAAGCACATTAGAGTCTTGATAATTTGTCTCAGCAGAGGGGAGCACCCGGACGTCGGGTAAATATATACCTGTGAGCTAGCAGGCTTTACTCTGTTGAGCTATTAATTCATCATACGCTTCAAAAGAAGCTGTTATATGCTGCATGAAGATAATGTTGATAATGAGCAtaaggcagaagaagacagcTTCATGTTGTAGCCAATAAGCATTCAGTTTACCTGCATTGTTAGGTCAAAACTATAGCTACCAGCCAATCACTCTCATGCATGAACCTAGATAGCTAAGGTACTTGCATATTAATCACGGAAGACGGTTGATTGTTGTTATATAAAAAAACGCCTCTTTGTAAATTATCATTCATCAAACTTTCTCTCCTGCCTAATAAACTCTGGTAACATCTGATCATCAATGTCCGAAAGCGTTTGCAAGGCCACTGAAGCTTAGGCGCCAACTGGCCTGTATCCACTGTAGCTCCAATTTGCAGGGGCCAGTCGCGTCCAGTCCAGCCAGACGTGACGCAGTCCAAAGGAATTTCCATCATCCACCCGTGAAAACTACATTCACTTTAGTATCAAAACATTAACTGCGACAACCAACTTCGACCTTGCACCTCACAACGCGCAACAACCAGTCgctccatcatctccaggCTGCAACTCGGGTCTCCCAATTATCGATTTCTCTTTTAGGCGCGTCTATTTCTCCGTAATGCGAATGCCATGAGCACATCGACTCCCCGCCTGCGGTCTGGGTTCCCAGCTACCCCAGCTACCGCTGCTCGACGACACAACAACCCACAGACTCCTAGCTCAGCCGGTTCACCATCATACGGAAAGGGCTCTTCAGCGAGGTCACCTTCTCTACCTCTTGCACCTGAGAATACGCAGCCTCAGGGCGCCGTCAGCCAGCCTGTCATTCCTCTGACCGTTCTCGATGCTCCCCAACAACGTCTCTATGCATTTGGCGTCTACGTCTTGTTGTGGGCTTGGAAGTTCTATGATTGGCTTCAGgtggttgaagatggcgactATTCCTGGCTCCTCTTCCTAAAATGGATCTTTATCGACTTTGTCTTCCTATTTGGTGTACCAGAATTGAGGATACCTTGGCTTGAGCTCTCCCAGCCTGTCGTTACCACTATCTTCTCCTTACAACTGATATTTAACTACATGCTCATGTTCAACATCCCTGTAAGCCCTCGGACATCGTCACAATACTGAACCGCAAAACTAATTCATTTGAAGATTCCACTGCACTCATGGCTTCTGGGCTTCTTCAAAGTTCTTTACGACCGCGAATTATCAGTTTCGGAGCATAATGTCAAAGTCTCGACCATTCTTAACAACCATTCCCTCATCATGGGAAAGCAGATTATCAACATCTTGCCTGAGGGTTCTGCCATCCTCAATCCCGAAGCAGCGCCGTTCTGCCTGGGCGCAAAGCCAAAGAATGTCGCATCTTTACCCATTTACTTCAATGCCACTGTCCCTGCCGAAATCGAATTAGTTCGCATTGATCTCGACACGAACAAGGAGGAAATAATCAAGATTTCGAGCCGGGAGGTCAACAGGGTAGCCAAGCAAATTCGAGAACATACCGCCGATCAGACTATGTCCGGTTTTCAGTGGGACTATCCTGTTAAGAAACCAGGTGTCTATCGACTTGGAAGGGTTTTGGACGAGTACAAGCTCGAGGTTCAGCGGGCCACCAGGGATACATATGTCGTGCCTTGTCCTCAAGCCAGAattcgagcttcttcagatCCTCAGCGCTGTATTCAAGAGCTTTCTGATCTCTCCCTAGACGTCTACGGTACACCCCCTCTCAAGATTGTGTACAGCCGTACGATCAATGGCAAAGACCACAGCTTCCACTTTCAGAGTCTCCAGCCTGATGGATTCTCATCGCCTCTTCTTACGGCTTCTTCCAGTCTTGTTCTGGAGAGCCAGGATGACACGTCCTGGGTGCGACCTTCCAAGGTAACTGTTGGGCTTAACGAGTCTATGACTTCTGCTGGAGAGTGGGAGTACTCGATCGATGAGGTACGCGATGCCTTCGACAATATTGTCAAATACGGCGACTTGGAAGAGGATGACAAAGCCCGTTCAAAGGGCCTCAAGTACGGCTTCAAAGTCAAGGAGCGACCTAGAGCGAGCATGAATGGTTGCGACCTGCGTAATCCCTTCAAGGTCGCCAAGGGCCGTTCCGTCAGGCTTCCTGTAGACTTCTCTCTGGCCGGTTCGAAAGACGATACATCCCACGAGGTCACGTGGGAGTTCTCACCCATCAACTCGCTCACCAACAGTGGTGAGCATGGCGATCAGGTCTCAATTGGAAACTACAACGCCAAGAACGCACTGGATAAGCCATTTGTTTCGGAGCCAGGTCTCTACACTCTAAAGACTGTGTCGAGCGGATCTTGTAAGGGTGAGGTCAAGGAGCCGTCTTCGTGCCTTCTCCTGAACCCATTGGAGCCTTCGCTCTCGATTCGCTCAGAGGAGATCCCTGATAAATGTGCAGGTAACTCCATCGGACTGCGGGTGGACCTGGATCTCGTTGGAACACCACCATTCGTTGTTCGATACGACATCGTTACCAGTGACGGGCATATCGAGAAGCAATCTCACCGCGTCTCTGGTCTGCGATCTCAGCTGGAACTGGTGCCAAAGATGGCAGGTCACCACAAATATGTCTTCAAGTCtattgatgatgctgtttATGACAATCTGCCTCTCACCGGCGAGGACAAGGTTTTGGAACAGGTTGTGAAGCCTGCCGCCTCAGCCAAAATCGCAAGTACCACCGGTGTTGTCAATGCTTGTCTTGACTCGGAAGTTGAACTCGATGTCCTCCTTTACGGCGAGGCTCCCTTCAATCTGGAATGGGAGATTGTGCATGATGGTAAACGCAAGTCTGAGCGAGTCACCGGTGTTCAGGAGAATAGCTTCAGGATCAAGACCAACACCCTCCGTAAGGGAGGAGAGTATATTCTTGCGTTGAGCAGTGTCCAGGATAAGCGAGGTTGTAAAACTTTCCTCCAGGACCAAGTCAAGATTGCTGTACGACGCCAGCAACCACGAGCCgcctttggctttgttgaaCATAAGCAGAAGATCATGGCCGTGGAAGATACTCACCTACGACTGCCCCTCCGTCTCGAGGGAGAACCTCCTTTCGAGATCAGCTACAGGAACCTTAACGGTAATGGCGAAGTGTTGACCAAGCGCGCCAACAACGCCAACGACAACCTGCTTGTCAAGTCACAGGGCGTCTATGAATTGGTGGATGTGCGAGATAGCCAGTGCCCTGGATCTGTCGTGCCAACAGCATCCCGCTTCGAGGTGGGCTGGTTCCCTAGACCAGAGATCTCGATTGTGGAGTCTCCCAGTATCACTTCAGACGGCAACACCTTCGTCAAGCAAGACATCTGTGAAGGAGACATTGACGGCTTCGAAGTCAATCTCAAAGGTAAGCAGTCGGCAGCGTTTAACCCGAGATTCTCGCTGACTAGTTACAGGATCACCCCCGTATCATGTCGAATATGAGGTTACCCACAAGTCATTCCAGGGCGCAAAGGCATTCACACGAAAGGATTTCGACGCCGCCCTCGCCAAGGCAGCCATTTCTATGGATACCACCAAGGCTGGCGACTACACCTACAAGTTCTCTGCTCTTGCCGATAATCTCTACAACAGCGATAAGAACTTCAGTCCTCTTGCTGTTACGCAGCGCGTGAATGCCAAACCTGCTGCTGGGTTTACAAAGCCAGGTCAGTCGTTTAAGTATTGCATGGAAGAGCAGGAACACGAGGACAAGATCCCCATCAAGCTCACGGGAGTTGCTCCCTTTTAtgtcgaggttgagatcAAGCACCAGGCTGGCTCACCCGCCGAGACATATCGAATTCCATCGATCGACTCAAACACGTATGGTATCAGGATTCCTCGCCAGCACCTCCGTCTCGGTGCCCAGCAGGTTCGCATTCGTACTGTTAGAGACGCTCGAGGCTGCCAGCGCAAGTACGAGATTGGAGGGCCCTCAGTGCAAATCCACCTCTACGAGGCGCCATCCATCTACCCTCTCGAGTCTCGACGCGACTATTGCGTTGGCGAGCGTATTGCATATACTCTATCTGGTACACCTCCGTTCGACATCTCATACGACTTCAACGGCCGATGGAATGCTAAGTCGCAAACGACCAACTTCCGCCGTATTGCGGAGAAGCCTGGcgatttcatcatcactaGCATCTCGGACAAGGCCAGCGAGTGCCGTGCTGCGGTAAACATCCCCAAGACTATCCACCCGCTGCCCAGTGTTCAGATCAGCCGTGGCAAACAATCTCGTGTGGACATCCACGAAGGCAATGAAGTGGATATTTTGTTTGAGTTCTGGGGCACGCCGCCCTTCGAGTTCACCTACACACGTAGCTCCAACGCCAAGAAGGGCCAACGCAGTGTTGTCCTCGAAACAAGGCATGATGTATCTTATGAACACAGCAAGGTGGTCAAGGCGAGCCAGGAGGGCACGTACGAGGTTGTTGCGATCAAGGACAAGTTCTGCTCGTTCTCAACTCAGCAGGTGGAGAAAAAACAAAGAAGATAGAGCTGTTAAGACAGATTGAGAAATGATATGGGGCAAAGATAGTTTGAAAATTTTGACATTTTGGCTGTTTGATAGGTAATGAACGGATTGTACTGCCAGGGGCGAGGACGAACAACAATGAGGAGGGACACTGAGTTGTATATATGCATCTATACCATGGCATGGCGTTAAGTAGGGTTAATCAGAGCTAGGTTGAATAAGTAAGACTTGTTACGTTCAGAGAAAGGAGTGCTTGTCTCACAGAAGGAAGATAGTCTTCAGCCACGGACTttgccgtcttcttctcgtcctctATCAACACAACATAATTTATGCAATGAATTTTTCATCTTTCCGCACCATTGAGCAGAAATGGATGTTGAGTCTTGTTATTGAGAGGCAGATCCCTTTGAACTGTCGTTGCCTGACTCTCTTATCAGGAGCGACCGGTTCAAATGTGAGGATGAATCTCCCCCCTGCTACTTGCATCAGGCTACAGAGTCTTTTGGGAGTCTGGATGGATCGAAGCACTCGTCCGTGGCTGGCTCTGTAGCCAGGCCAAAGAATTCATACCAGCGCCAGTGTCTGTCCAGCCCCATCCGCTTAGCATAAACACACCCACTGGTCAGGGCTATCAGCAATCGATTCAGGTCTCGAGCAGGAGATCCAAATTATTCATTCGTGGACCATTTCCAATCAGGTTCTTTTCGATAACACTACGGAGCGGTTGCAGGCCAGTTTCTTACTGGCAGGTAGCAAGCTACAAGGCTATCATATTGGGGCGCGAGGTGTGCAGAATGCTCAGTATCATCAGCTCAACACAGTCGtcggggggggggggggggggggggggggggggttcTCTCTTGTGTTTCGATTCTCACCGTTTCACGCACAGAGAGGGTTCGGCATGGCTCCAATACATATGACTGGCCATTCTAGATCCGGAGCCCGGGAGATGGGATAAGCAATCGTTCTGGGCCTTATCTTCAATACCTCTGGTCGAATCTCAAGCTTGTGGTGACATGCTTACCACCCTTCAACGGGGTGCACTTGTTCTGCCTTGCCGCCACAAGTTCAACGGTTGCTCATGTAGGCAAGTGTGCTTGGTCTGGAGGGTTACTTCGGAGCCCTACGCAcaataaataatagtaattcCTAGGCCCGCTCGGACGGATCAGCAACCATCGATTTGATGAGAGACACAGGCATTGGCTATAGCACGGATACAGAAGAAGGTCCAGAGCGCAAGGGGTCAATGTGATCAACAAAGCTCTCAGATGATTATGACATTGATGCCGACGTCATCTCTCATGTTATTTAGTGCCAAGACTGGTCCTGGCCTCGGTAGTGTCTTGTCTCGACCTTCTAGTCTGCAGCAGCGCAGTCTCGACTATTCGAAAGCGATGCCATGTCAAAGTTTAACAGGGTCTGGATGACAGGGGATAGAAATTGGATACACCAGGTTCTGTGTTATTGTCGATGTTCACCAACAATACAAGAGGAATATTTACTTCCTGACGCGTAGCTAATTTGCTCGCAATGCGTTATCGTTTAGGTCACCAACCCTCAAGAATAAAGTCGGTGTCCTGCCATGATTGCACAAGATTCAGATACATCCACTCTCGTACAACACAAACATCGGCTTCATACCGCATTTCAGTCCACAGCCCAACGGTCCAGGCCAAGCCAGAGCTCAACGGTAGACCCTAGATGGCACCCAATTCTGCGGTGCAACGGCTGACGGATACTACATTATGGCACTACAGACAAAAACCCCTTCTCAATACAGCCTCTCGAGGGAATTCGTGTGCCCAAACTTGCTCCAACCCCACCATTCGAAACGGTCCAGAACTCAATCGATCTGCACCTCCCTGTGCCACACCTACACAACCTTGCAAACGTTAACTTATTGTAACGAGGACGTGCTGGGCTGGGTATTTATATCTGACATCTGTTCTCTGCTGCGTGAAACACTTTGGCCAGTCGTTTCCGACATTTCCGTGCTTCTCCATCCATCTATCTACTCCGCGGGTAACTTGACTTTTTATATCACAATGTTACTCTCCATCCACGATACTACCCATATACTACCGATTAAACTAACTATTCGAACATCAAACTCAACACGCTAGCAGAAACAAGAGTCGAATATGAATACAGCCTGAATCGAGAGGTCAGGTGGTGTGCGAAGCTTCACTGGACAATGCCCGCATGCCCATGAAATGGATTTCAGTAACTCGGCACCTTGGGACCACGAGGAAAACGAAAAGGTTGCATGCTGGGCCAGGGCTGGCACCCAAATGACAATGATATTATCGCAGGTATCAAAACTTATTCATCAGACGTTCCAAACACACCGGAAACAAATCCACGAACGCGCCGTTTCTGCCAATGCCAGGGACAACTATCTGCCTTCTGTATCTCTGCTAGATGTCTTTGTTCGTCAAGGGATCCGGGCTCAACGCGTCTCCCCGATCATAAATGCGAAATATACGACAAGAAAATCCTTCTTCCATGAcggccaacaccaagaagacaTCAGTGTTAGAATACCCATACTGTCTCGCTCCGAACGCCATACTCCTCATGATGTAGCGTCACGCGTACATCAGGCACATATCACTATATCGGTGGCTCAAACGTAGGTGCGCTGGCGCTTTTCTGGTGGGCTTTGGCCATCCATTCGCCCTTGGCTGGTTTGTGAGATGCTTGTTGGGAAACTAGCTCGGCTCGCGCTGGTGGGCGTCAGGCCGTACTGGTTTGCGCCATTTACCATGCCATAGCCCTGGTCCATCCCTGCGGTCATGGGAGACTGCTGCGGCATCTGTCCCGGGGACCAAGTGGCGCCAGTCGCCGGCGGCGTGGGCGTCGTCTCGAACTTGAAAGTTGTTCCGCCGGGAGTGTTCAGGTTGCTCGGCGGGTTCATGTAACCTGCGCCACCAACTACATAACCTGAGCCTGACTCTTGTTGAGTCGAAGGGTCATAACCTTTGAGGAGATAGCTCAAGTGATTTTCGACGATCTTCTGCATTCCGCTCTTGGTGAATGGCTTAGCCAGAACTCCGTTCATACCTAGTCATGCAAGATTAGTTCCCATGTTCGTTCACGACTCCTGCTACGACTAGCGCTTACCGTGTTCAAAATAGCAGTGGACCTCGTCGGATCGGATATTCGACGTCATAGCAACAATGGGAATGGCAGGGCAGTCTTGCCGGATATACATAGTTGTCGAGACACCATCCAGCTTGGGCATTATGATGTCCATGAAGATCATGTCGAAATGATCACGGGCAACACTAGTGATACGGCTATATGCGTCTGCTCCGTTTTGCTAATCAATGGTCAGTCAGGTGGCCCAATAGGGTTGTTGGGAAAATCACATACAGCATGCTCGACTTCACAGCCCATCGACTTGAGAAACTTGATGCCAATCTTGGCACAAGTCggatcatcttcaacaaggaAAATCCTGGGTTTTCGTGACGCCCAAGTGAGGGCCGAGTTGGTCGACGAGTTAGAGTTTGCGTGTGTTTGGATGTTGATGGGCTGAGGAGCAGGAACCTCCTGCATGGCGTTGGCGCTGGACTCATTCGGCATCGCATAAGGGATCTTGTGGATGTGATCCGAGTGGAAAGGATCGATGCCGACGGTTTGACCCACCGGGTACACGGGGTAGCGGTTGATGTCGTTCATTGGATCATGCATCATAGGCATTGAAGCTTGTGGGATGACAACTGCGGAGTCTGCCGGAGATCCATATACGCCCTGAAGACGTTCCAGCTCTCGGTCGGCAATTTGATCAGGCGTCACGCTAGACAGAAGCTCACGAGCCCGTCGCAGTTCTGGTGCCGAATCGTCACTGCCATCCAGAGGAGATGTTCCGACGTTGAGGTGCATGCCCTGTTGATGGCGATTGCCTGAAGGTGAGAGGAAATTAAGCATTTCGTGCTGTGATTGCTTTTGCGCATTGAGCATTTTTTGCAGAGTCAGAACCTCGTTCACAAGAAGTCGATTGGTTTGAGACACTTCGGTGAAAAGCTCCTGGAGTTGTTGCACTTGCTGCTGGGTAGCTGTCAGTTGTTCAGTCATGACGCTGATGTGATGACTGGTTGTGAAGTCCTCTGTGGCTTGTGTCCTCCTAGGTGCTGGGGCCTTTCGACGAATATTATCGAGATCATCCTTGCTGCCCACCCTGAAATTGGGATGCTTAAACTCGAGTGTCTAACCTTTTGGTCATTATTGGCTTCAACATCTAATGGTCAGGTAAACTCACATTGGCGCCATTGGCCGCAGATCCACTGTCATTTGTTTGTCGCACTTTATGAAAATCGTACTTGTTCAATTGTCGGACAAAACTGGCCATGTTGCTGTGTTTGAAGTGCTTAGGCAGGATTGAACGTGTAAATTTTTCATTCTAGCGCTGTTAGTATTTGATGATTGTAGTCAATTTCAGCTCAAGCCTacctcaacaacaacgaaCGTATCGCCATCTTTTCCCCATCGCGCAACATCTTGATGCGCTGGATCTTCGAGCATCCTTGAATTTGTTAGCATTGCATACACAGGCAGCTACAAGTAGCCATACCGATAAAGCTTGCGAACCTATCAGAGGTGTTAGTTGTGATGTAATCAGCCACTGTTATCTTGTCGACTTACAAACTCGCTGGCATTGCTGCCACCAACCCCGGGGGTTGAGGTTCCGTCACCAGACATGTTATGCGTTTATATATTGAGTGCCTTTGCTACTATAGGTTTTGCTTCGAAATGATTTCGCCGTCGGTCTGCTATTAGAACAATACGGATTGTTCAAGAGTCGATTCGACGGATAGCGGATAGAAGAGGCGTTTAACCGGGCCGAGTCGCCGTTGATCGTTGTCGAACCTTAGGTAACGATAAGTCAAAAAAGAACGGTTCTGGTTCTTTTGAACAGTGGATGAATGGTTTTCGATGCGCCGAGGTAAGATGATAACGAATGGCGTAAGGGCTAGATGCAGACTCGAGAGCTGGACGCGCGTTGATGTTCAGTCGTAACCAGCAGGTCCAGGGGCTAGAAAGCTCTGCGGGCTAGAGTGCTCCAGATTGAATAAAAGGGCCTTCGCAGGGAGATCGAGGGCGACGATGCGATAGATGAGGGCCGTCGCAATTGCAAGACCAAGGGGCTGAAAATGGAGGGAATGAGGAACGGGAAACGGGGACAGGGCCTGAGTTGTATCTCAAGACAAAGTTGGGAGGCCGTGTGAGCGGGAGTGGGCACAGGCGTGGGTGGAACGGAATAGCCTGAGCCTGCTTTTGTCTCTGAACTCGAGTGGCTTGGCTTTGGCGGGGGGTCGTAGTGACTTACCTCTTGGCCCGGAGATGTGGATATTGCCAGGTATTCAGTACCTAGCGCAGCTTGCTCAACACGCTCTGTTCCGAGAGCAGATGGCACTTCCCACTTAGGCTGGGGCAGGGGGATCTGTGCTTTTGCTGGTACTGGTGCTGATTCTGATGTCGCTGCTGATGCTCTGAGCAAGGCGAAAGAGAAAAGCTTGAGCCGGAGTGGGCTTTTCCAGCCAAGGTTGGTTTAGCCTCAACCAAGATCGTGGTGGGAATGAAGCGCTATTGCGCGAACAAGTCTGGCGGCCGTCCCTGTGGGGTGTCCCCTTGTGTCCATCCAAAGCTTTTTGGTCCTTCACAGCAGTCCATGACCCTTGGTTGGCTGCCCGGTTGTACTGGAGATCGTCCCCAAATTCGACTGTGTGGAGGTGATCATGGCGCACCGTGGCCACTATGTGACCTAAGCTCTGTTTGGAAGATCGTTAGCTGGTGAAGAAGTGACAAAAAAAAACCATCCAGCTGTTGAGATATCCATTCTACTACTGTCCTGGCTTCGGCGCCATGTTGATCGTTTTCGCGCCGTGTGTACGGAAGACAGGGCATCCACTATAAACACGAAGCCGGTCACGACGAGACATTTGCTGCAAGAATGACGAGTCCGTCAGATTTGTGTTCCTCTTTCTTTAGCCCCATTGTTTCCGTCACTCCTAACTTGGTTATGTCAGGAAGGCTGTTGGAGCTGTCCCGTGTCTTGGTTCCATTTGTAAAGCCATGCCGTGTTGCGCCATGCAGGGAGGCGGATGCAGGTAGTGTTATTCAAGACTTGGGCAACCGACAACAGAGGTAAAGAATTCTTTACTTAATGTTGCAATCGACACCTAGCCAGCTTTGTGTCCAGGGTGTTTGCGCTATTGTGTCAGC
This region includes:
- a CDS encoding HSF-type DNA-binding-domain-containing protein, with the protein product MSGDGTSTPGVGGSNASEFVRKLYRMLEDPAHQDVARWGKDGDTFVVVENEKFTRSILPKHFKHSNMASFVRQLNKYDFHKVRQTNDSGSAANGANTLEFKHPNFRVGSKDDLDNIRRKAPAPRRTQATEDFTTSHHISVMTEQLTATQQQVQQLQELFTEVSQTNRLLVNEVLTLQKMLNAQKQSQHEMLNFLSPSGNRHQQGMHLNVGTSPLDGSDDSAPELRRARELLSSVTPDQIADRELERLQGVYGSPADSAVVIPQASMPMMHDPMNDINRYPVYPVGQTVGIDPFHSDHIHKIPYAMPNESSANAMQEVPAPQPINIQTHANSNSSTNSALTWASRKPRIFLVEDDPTCAKIGIKFLKSMGCEVEHAQNGADAYSRITSVARDHFDMIFMDIIMPKLDGVSTTMYIRQDCPAIPIVAMTSNIRSDEVHCYFEHGMNGVLAKPFTKSGMQKIVENHLSYLLKGYDPSTQQESGSGYVVGGAGYMNPPSNLNTPGGTTFKFETTPTPPATGATWSPGQMPQQSPMTAGMDQGYGMVNGANQYGLTPTSASRASFPTSISQTSQGRMDGQSPPEKRQRTYV